The Hymenobacter sp. GOD-10R genome includes a window with the following:
- a CDS encoding class I SAM-dependent methyltransferase, which translates to MLYQALQYVQFLFRSGNAHGLHSPFVFALYNDVIQHDGFYASYASIEARRRALRKRTDTISVRDFGAGSHTGAGQQRRVGDIARTAAKPRQFGQLLFRLVNHFQPRIVLELGTSLGLTTAYLAAANSRAQVITFEGCPQTAAIAQQTFQEIGLKNIKLVEGNLDATLAPTIKNLTGPIDFAFFDGNHRYEPTVRYFEQLLLYRTDHSVFVLDDIHWSEDMTRAWETIKAHPTVMLTIDLFFVGLVFFRKNQPKQHFRLRFDNVLDKIMNRTRSLSA; encoded by the coding sequence TTGCTCTACCAAGCACTTCAGTACGTACAGTTTTTGTTCCGCTCGGGGAATGCACATGGGCTGCATTCCCCGTTCGTTTTTGCGCTCTACAATGATGTCATCCAGCATGATGGCTTCTACGCGTCCTACGCGTCCATTGAGGCCAGACGCAGAGCGTTGCGTAAGCGCACCGATACGATATCGGTCCGGGACTTTGGCGCTGGTTCGCACACAGGTGCCGGGCAACAGCGCCGCGTGGGAGATATTGCCCGCACAGCCGCTAAGCCACGTCAGTTTGGACAGCTGTTATTTCGGCTGGTTAACCACTTCCAGCCACGTATCGTGCTAGAGCTAGGTACTTCCCTCGGCTTGACGACCGCTTACCTAGCAGCGGCCAATTCACGGGCGCAGGTTATTACGTTTGAAGGCTGCCCTCAAACCGCCGCCATTGCCCAACAAACTTTCCAGGAGATAGGCCTGAAGAATATCAAGCTTGTAGAGGGTAACCTCGATGCGACCCTAGCTCCTACCATCAAGAATCTGACAGGGCCTATTGACTTTGCCTTCTTCGATGGCAATCATCGCTACGAGCCCACTGTGCGCTACTTCGAGCAACTTCTCCTCTATCGCACTGACCATAGCGTCTTTGTGCTAGATGACATTCATTGGTCGGAAGACATGACGCGTGCTTGGGAAACCATCAAAGCGCACCCCACGGTTATGCTTACCATCGATTTATTCTTTGTGGGATTGGTGTTCTTTCGCAAGAATCAGCCAAAGCAGCACTTCCGTTTGCGGTTCGATAATGTGCTGGATAAAATCATGAATCGTACGCGCAGCTTGTCAGCCTAG
- the lepB gene encoding signal peptidase I, which yields MAVQSWEQRTATPPPPIKKPKGFFREWGDAILFAVVAATLIRWATFEAYTIPTPSMEHSLLVGDYLFVSKLHYGPRTPQTPLQVPLTHQTLWGTDMKSYSDAIQLPSYRLPGFSEIKKGDVVVFNVPFESQHPADLRTNYIKRCVAVAGDVLEIKDTQVFVNGKPMNNPPQSQNRYFLQVNEPIRDKIFKDQGVTDFNNTATGVPQPQYTQFGPAYMIDATPTTAAYFKQQSFIKGVVQDKSPAGQAEPDVFPNNPDYPHSQPSSPAKFNWNRDNYGPLQLPKKGQTVQITPENSPIYEKIILRYEHNEGVSVINGVITQNGQPLKSYTFKQNYYFMMGDNRHDSLDSRYWGFVPEDHIVGKAVLIWLSVDPYADFFHKIRWSRLFNLID from the coding sequence ATGGCTGTACAATCCTGGGAACAACGCACTGCTACGCCCCCTCCTCCCATCAAAAAGCCAAAGGGTTTCTTTCGGGAATGGGGCGATGCCATTCTCTTTGCCGTCGTGGCGGCTACTCTCATTCGTTGGGCCACCTTTGAAGCGTACACCATCCCGACGCCTTCTATGGAGCACTCGCTGTTGGTCGGCGATTACTTGTTTGTGAGCAAGCTGCACTATGGCCCGCGCACGCCCCAAACACCCTTACAGGTACCGCTCACGCACCAGACACTCTGGGGAACCGATATGAAGAGCTACTCCGATGCTATTCAGTTGCCTTCCTATCGTCTGCCTGGCTTCTCGGAAATCAAGAAAGGCGACGTAGTAGTCTTCAACGTTCCTTTTGAGAGCCAACACCCAGCCGACTTGCGCACCAACTATATCAAGCGTTGTGTAGCCGTGGCCGGTGATGTATTGGAAATAAAGGATACACAGGTGTTTGTGAATGGCAAGCCCATGAACAACCCACCCCAGAGCCAGAACCGTTACTTCTTACAAGTAAACGAGCCCATCCGAGATAAGATCTTCAAAGACCAAGGTGTCACGGACTTCAATAATACTGCTACGGGTGTTCCGCAACCGCAGTACACGCAGTTTGGCCCGGCCTACATGATCGATGCTACACCGACGACGGCCGCTTACTTCAAGCAACAGTCCTTTATCAAGGGGGTGGTGCAGGATAAGAGCCCGGCAGGTCAGGCAGAGCCCGATGTATTCCCGAACAACCCTGACTACCCACACAGCCAGCCTAGCTCCCCAGCCAAGTTCAACTGGAACCGTGATAACTACGGCCCACTGCAGCTTCCCAAAAAAGGACAAACGGTACAAATCACTCCGGAGAACTCGCCGATTTACGAGAAGATCATTCTGCGCTATGAGCACAATGAGGGTGTATCGGTAATCAACGGTGTAATCACGCAGAATGGTCAGCCGCTCAAGAGCTATACCTTCAAGCAGAACTACTACTTCATGATGGGCGATAACCGCCATGATTCGCTTGACTCACGCTATTGGGGTTTTGTACCCGAGGATCATATTGTGGGCAAAGCCGTACTTATCTGGCTTTCAGTAGATCCCTATGCCGACTTCTTCCACAAGATTCGCTGGAGCCGTTTGTTTAACCTGATCGACTAA
- the apaG gene encoding Co2+/Mg2+ efflux protein ApaG, producing the protein MNTTTTQGVTVSVTTNYLPDYSSPSQEHYVFAYKIDIQNNSEYTVKLLRRHWYIYDANGVVREVEGEGVVGQQPSLEPGDSHQYVSGCNLKSGLGKMRGTYQMERLVDGRTFMVEIPEFTLVVPYRLN; encoded by the coding sequence ATGAATACCACGACCACACAAGGCGTCACGGTTAGCGTCACAACGAATTATCTGCCCGACTATTCCAGCCCTAGCCAGGAACATTACGTATTCGCCTACAAAATTGATATTCAGAATAACAGCGAATACACAGTAAAGCTACTCCGCCGTCATTGGTACATCTACGATGCCAATGGTGTTGTACGCGAAGTAGAAGGAGAAGGCGTGGTGGGTCAACAGCCTAGCTTAGAGCCCGGCGATTCTCACCAGTACGTATCGGGCTGCAACCTCAAGAGCGGCCTAGGTAAGATGCGTGGCACGTATCAGATGGAACGCCTCGTGGATGGCCGTACATTCATGGTGGAAATCCCTGAATTCACCCTGGTTGTTCCGTACCGTCTAAACTAA
- the dapB gene encoding 4-hydroxy-tetrahydrodipicolinate reductase, which translates to MKLLLIGYGKMGKAIEAQAVARGHQIAGIVDPTHPGVSITDFDSTTVDAAIEFTHPDSAFGNVMTCLRQGIPVVCGSTGWLHHFSEATALVQQTGGALFYASNYSVGVNLFFHFNEYIAAKMHQFGGYDVQVKEIHHTQKVDQPSGTALTAAEGIIKHFPAKTTWRNEPTQAPQELAVLSERIGQVVGTHIVTYTSAVDSIELKHEAFSRDGFVQGALLAAEWLPGRQGVFGMKELLGL; encoded by the coding sequence ATGAAGCTGCTGCTGATTGGCTACGGCAAAATGGGCAAGGCAATTGAAGCCCAAGCCGTGGCTCGCGGCCACCAGATTGCCGGTATCGTAGACCCTACCCACCCAGGTGTAAGCATAACTGATTTCGATTCGACTACCGTTGACGCGGCTATTGAGTTTACGCACCCTGATTCGGCTTTTGGCAATGTCATGACGTGTTTGCGGCAAGGCATTCCCGTCGTCTGCGGGTCGACGGGGTGGCTACACCACTTTTCGGAGGCCACGGCCCTAGTACAACAAACGGGTGGCGCCTTATTTTACGCGTCCAACTACAGTGTCGGCGTGAACCTGTTCTTTCACTTCAACGAATACATTGCCGCCAAAATGCACCAATTTGGGGGCTACGATGTGCAAGTGAAGGAGATCCATCACACCCAGAAAGTAGACCAGCCTAGCGGCACGGCACTCACTGCGGCGGAAGGCATCATCAAGCACTTTCCGGCGAAAACAACATGGCGCAACGAACCCACGCAAGCGCCGCAAGAACTAGCGGTACTTTCGGAGCGTATAGGCCAAGTAGTTGGTACCCACATCGTCACCTACACCTCTGCCGTAGATTCTATCGAGCTTAAGCATGAAGCTTTCTCCCGAGATGGATTTGTGCAAGGCGCGCTGCTGGCGGCAGAGTGGCTACCAGGCCGGCAAGGAGTATTTGGGATGAAGGAACTGCTCGGGCTGTAA
- the cphA gene encoding cyanophycin synthetase, with protein sequence MKIIDLRTMRGPSYWSVKHYKLIVMKVDLEDFANRWSDAVPGLDARIMQLFPAIGQLQAGAEAKKYFAKYPPLTREHIADGEPLGHLIQHVALELQRMAGMPVYWGKSYSAREEGVEFVVFAYQEERAGRAAAEAAVQIVEALCREQEVDLQPIIDELHEIREDEFFGPSTWSIVAEAASRNIPYIQLKNTSIIQLGYGCNQKRIQATTSSKTSYFAVEIAGNKNRTKAMLHDAGVPVPRGTTVYSPAGLQDAVEELGYPIVTKPLDGNHGKGATIKIKTWDDALVGLEAAQKYSRAVIVEKYVEGDDYRLLVVNGKLIAAAKRTPAAVTGDGTSTIQQLIDQVNTDPRRGIGHEKVLTQIKADQHTIGLLQGQDLTLESVLPAGRTVYLKSTANISTGGTATDVTDLVDPYNVLLAERVAGIIGLDICGIDLLTSDIAIPLNETNGAVIEVNAAPGFRMHISPTDGLPRNVAAPVVDMLFPPGSTARIPIVAISGTNGKTTTTRLIAHIVAAKGYKVGFTTTDGIYIQNKQLQKGDCTGGQSAEFVLKDPTVNYAVLETARGGMLRSGLGFHTCDIAVVTNVAADHLGLRDIHTLEEMAEVKAVVPRTVQKNGWAVLNADDDLVYGMAKGLECRVAFFSMDENNPRIREHVEQGGVAAVYEEGYVTIYKNSYKLRIDRAAEFPVTFGGRAGFNIENSLAAALATYLAGFDKDEIKTALRTFVPSATKTPGRMNLYRFPKFEVIVDYAHNTAGIEKFAEFLNNTPATRKIGVVSGLGDRRDEDTLSFARVAGGTFDEIILRQDRDLRGKTKEELRELMTQGLRLDKADLPITYIEDEMEAIDHVLATAPEGAVIVLLTENISGTTKKLEAYEASLAV encoded by the coding sequence ATGAAGATTATTGACCTGCGTACTATGCGCGGCCCAAGTTACTGGTCGGTGAAGCATTACAAGCTGATTGTAATGAAGGTAGACTTGGAGGATTTTGCCAATAGGTGGTCGGATGCCGTGCCGGGCCTCGATGCTAGGATCATGCAGCTCTTTCCGGCTATAGGCCAACTCCAAGCGGGAGCTGAAGCAAAAAAGTACTTCGCCAAATATCCACCGCTTACGCGCGAGCATATTGCTGACGGGGAGCCGCTAGGTCACCTCATTCAGCATGTTGCCTTAGAGCTTCAGCGCATGGCGGGTATGCCGGTATATTGGGGTAAATCGTATTCGGCCCGAGAAGAAGGAGTGGAGTTTGTGGTCTTCGCGTATCAAGAGGAGCGTGCAGGGCGTGCCGCAGCTGAAGCCGCTGTGCAGATTGTAGAAGCACTATGCCGAGAGCAGGAAGTAGATCTGCAACCGATTATTGATGAACTGCACGAAATTCGGGAGGATGAGTTCTTTGGGCCCAGCACCTGGAGCATTGTAGCAGAGGCTGCTTCTCGTAATATACCGTACATCCAACTCAAAAATACCTCCATCATTCAGTTGGGGTACGGGTGCAATCAGAAGCGTATACAAGCTACTACGTCTTCTAAGACAAGTTACTTCGCCGTCGAAATTGCTGGTAACAAGAACAGAACGAAGGCCATGTTGCACGATGCGGGCGTGCCCGTACCGCGTGGCACCACTGTGTATTCGCCAGCGGGCTTGCAGGATGCCGTTGAGGAGCTAGGATACCCTATCGTGACAAAGCCGCTGGACGGCAATCATGGCAAGGGCGCGACAATAAAAATCAAAACTTGGGACGACGCCTTGGTTGGTTTGGAGGCGGCGCAGAAATACTCGCGTGCCGTTATCGTGGAGAAGTACGTGGAGGGCGATGATTACCGCTTGTTGGTAGTGAATGGAAAACTCATTGCGGCTGCAAAACGGACACCGGCCGCCGTTACGGGGGATGGTACAAGCACGATTCAGCAGCTGATTGACCAAGTAAATACTGATCCCCGGCGAGGTATCGGGCACGAAAAGGTGCTTACCCAAATCAAAGCGGACCAGCATACGATAGGCCTGCTGCAGGGGCAAGACCTGACTTTAGAATCAGTACTGCCAGCCGGCCGAACGGTGTATCTGAAGAGCACCGCCAATATTAGCACCGGGGGTACTGCTACAGATGTAACCGATTTAGTCGACCCGTACAATGTGTTGCTGGCCGAACGCGTAGCGGGCATCATTGGACTAGACATATGTGGCATCGATTTGCTGACGAGCGACATTGCCATTCCCTTGAACGAAACAAATGGTGCTGTCATCGAAGTAAATGCCGCGCCTGGCTTCCGGATGCACATCTCCCCAACGGATGGTCTGCCACGCAACGTAGCTGCGCCGGTAGTAGATATGTTGTTTCCGCCTGGTTCTACGGCGCGCATCCCTATTGTTGCTATTTCAGGTACCAATGGCAAGACCACGACGACTCGCCTCATTGCGCACATAGTGGCGGCGAAAGGATACAAGGTCGGCTTCACCACCACAGATGGCATCTACATCCAAAACAAGCAACTACAAAAAGGCGACTGTACGGGCGGGCAAAGTGCGGAGTTCGTGCTGAAAGACCCTACCGTTAACTATGCGGTGCTGGAAACGGCGCGTGGCGGTATGTTGCGTTCGGGGCTAGGTTTCCATACTTGCGATATTGCCGTCGTAACTAACGTAGCAGCCGACCACCTAGGTCTGCGGGACATTCACACGCTGGAAGAAATGGCAGAGGTGAAAGCCGTCGTACCACGCACGGTGCAGAAGAACGGTTGGGCCGTACTGAACGCTGATGATGACCTCGTGTACGGCATGGCTAAAGGGCTAGAGTGCCGGGTTGCTTTCTTCAGCATGGACGAGAACAACCCTCGTATCCGCGAGCATGTGGAGCAAGGTGGGGTGGCTGCGGTCTACGAGGAAGGCTATGTCACCATCTACAAGAACAGCTACAAGCTGCGCATCGATAGAGCAGCGGAGTTTCCGGTGACCTTCGGCGGTAGAGCGGGCTTCAACATTGAAAATTCGTTGGCGGCAGCGCTAGCTACCTACCTAGCTGGGTTCGATAAAGATGAAATCAAGACGGCCTTACGCACGTTTGTTCCCTCGGCTACCAAAACGCCGGGGCGCATGAACCTGTATCGGTTCCCGAAATTCGAAGTTATCGTCGACTACGCTCACAATACAGCCGGTATTGAGAAGTTTGCGGAATTCTTAAACAACACTCCCGCCACTCGCAAAATTGGGGTGGTATCGGGGTTGGGCGACCGGCGCGATGAGGATACCCTAAGTTTTGCCCGGGTGGCAGGTGGCACGTTCGATGAAATAATCTTGCGTCAGGATCGAGATCTGCGCGGTAAAACCAAGGAAGAATTACGCGAACTGATGACTCAAGGCTTGCGCCTCGACAAGGCAGACTTGCCCATCACCTACATCGAAGATGAGATGGAGGCCATTGACCACGTGTTAGCAACGGCTCCGGAAGGTGCAGTTATCGTTTTGCTCACGGAGAATATCAGTGGCACTACGAAAAAGCTAGAGGCATACGAAGCCTCTTTAGCCGTTTAA
- a CDS encoding methyltransferase domain-containing protein: MNLDLTLDPAYWSGRYAAGRTEWDVGAITPPLREYFMQLGAPDLRRILIPGAGNSYEAEYLHSLGFTQIFVVDVAPEPLEAFQARIPSFPKEHLLLQNFFALSAEHPYDLIVEQTFFCALPPSQRVAYAEKCSQLLREGGTLMGLLFDVDFGPRQEPPFGGSRAEYESYFAPYFDFIHFEQAYNSIKPRQGRELFICLKKK, encoded by the coding sequence ATGAATTTGGATTTAACCCTTGATCCTGCCTACTGGAGCGGGCGTTATGCTGCGGGTCGTACCGAATGGGACGTGGGTGCTATAACGCCGCCACTGCGTGAATATTTTATGCAGCTAGGGGCTCCAGACCTCCGCCGGATTCTAATTCCGGGTGCTGGGAATAGCTATGAAGCTGAGTATCTGCATAGTTTAGGCTTCACGCAAATTTTCGTGGTGGATGTGGCACCAGAGCCACTTGAGGCATTTCAGGCCCGAATACCTAGCTTTCCGAAAGAGCATTTGCTGCTGCAAAACTTCTTTGCTTTGTCGGCGGAGCACCCCTACGATTTAATTGTAGAACAGACATTTTTTTGTGCATTGCCTCCTTCACAGCGTGTGGCTTATGCTGAAAAATGTTCTCAGCTGCTGCGCGAAGGTGGGACATTGATGGGGTTGCTCTTCGACGTAGATTTTGGACCTAGGCAAGAACCACCATTTGGCGGGAGCCGTGCTGAGTACGAAAGCTATTTTGCGCCTTACTTTGATTTCATTCACTTCGAGCAGGCGTACAACTCCATCAAGCCACGCCAAGGGCGCGAATTGTTTATCTGTTTGAAAAAGAAATAA
- a CDS encoding ParA family protein — protein MGKIIAVANQKGGVGKTTSAINLAASLAALEYRTLLVDADPQANATSGVGFDPKDIENSVYECMVDGINAQDIILNTNILPHLDLMPSHIDLVGAEVEMINLPNREEKMKEALRPLADQYDFIIIDCSPSLGLITVNALTAAHSVIIPVQCEYFALEGLGKLLNTIKIIQSRLNTELEIEGILLTMYDVRLRLSNQVVEEVKLHFQQLVFETIIPRNVKLSESPSFGIPVILHDAESKGSISYLNLAREIVEKNVVAGEHEEAGDEAA, from the coding sequence ATGGGAAAAATTATTGCGGTAGCCAATCAAAAAGGAGGAGTGGGTAAAACCACCTCGGCCATCAACCTGGCTGCTAGCCTGGCGGCCTTGGAGTACCGTACGCTTTTGGTAGACGCCGACCCGCAGGCCAATGCTACCTCCGGCGTAGGCTTCGATCCAAAGGACATTGAGAATAGCGTGTACGAGTGCATGGTGGATGGCATCAACGCCCAGGATATCATCTTGAACACGAACATCCTCCCCCACCTCGACCTCATGCCTTCTCACATCGACTTGGTTGGTGCTGAGGTTGAGATGATCAACCTACCCAACCGGGAGGAGAAGATGAAGGAAGCCCTGCGCCCCCTGGCCGATCAGTACGATTTTATCATTATCGACTGCTCACCAAGCCTAGGTCTGATAACGGTGAATGCCTTAACGGCGGCGCATTCCGTTATCATTCCAGTGCAGTGCGAGTACTTTGCACTAGAGGGACTAGGGAAGCTGCTCAATACCATCAAGATCATTCAGAGCCGCCTTAATACGGAACTGGAGATTGAGGGCATTCTGCTGACGATGTACGATGTGCGTTTGCGCCTCTCCAACCAAGTAGTAGAAGAGGTGAAGCTCCACTTTCAACAGCTGGTCTTCGAAACGATCATCCCGCGCAACGTGAAGCTGAGCGAGTCACCTAGCTTCGGTATTCCTGTCATTCTGCACGACGCGGAAAGCAAGGGCTCTATCAGCTACCTGAACCTAGCTCGCGAGATTGTAGAGAAGAACGTGGTTGCCGGTGAGCATGAAGAAGCAGGCGACGAAGCGGCATAA
- a CDS encoding uracil-DNA glycosylase encodes MSVKIEESWQRVLQDEFEKPYFQHLTAFVRGEYATATVYPPGPQIFHAFEACPFDQTKVVILGQDPYHGKGQAHGLSFSVAHGVRTPPSLQNIFKELHEDLPGTPPAPDGNLDRWAKQGVLLLNATLTVRAGEPGSHQKKGWEQFTDAVIQKISDQKEHVVFILWGAYAQKKGEMIDGRKHLVLKAAHPSPYAADRGFFGSRPFSKTNAYLEQHNEAPIQW; translated from the coding sequence ATGTCTGTAAAGATAGAAGAAAGCTGGCAGCGTGTACTACAGGACGAGTTTGAAAAGCCCTATTTTCAACATTTGACTGCCTTTGTGCGCGGCGAGTACGCCACAGCAACTGTTTATCCGCCTGGCCCTCAGATCTTTCATGCGTTTGAGGCCTGTCCCTTCGACCAGACGAAAGTGGTCATCCTGGGTCAGGACCCCTATCATGGCAAGGGGCAAGCACATGGTTTGTCTTTCTCCGTCGCCCATGGCGTGCGCACGCCGCCTTCGCTCCAAAATATCTTTAAAGAGCTACACGAAGACCTACCCGGCACACCACCTGCCCCAGATGGCAACCTGGATCGTTGGGCCAAGCAGGGTGTTCTGTTGCTTAATGCTACCCTCACCGTCCGGGCGGGCGAGCCAGGTTCCCACCAGAAAAAAGGCTGGGAGCAGTTCACCGATGCTGTTATTCAAAAAATCTCTGACCAGAAAGAGCACGTCGTGTTCATCCTATGGGGAGCTTACGCGCAAAAGAAGGGTGAAATGATTGATGGCCGTAAGCACTTAGTGCTCAAAGCAGCCCATCCCTCGCCCTACGCCGCCGATCGTGGATTTTTTGGCTCGCGTCCGTTTAGCAAAACCAATGCTTACTTAGAGCAGCACAACGAAGCTCCCATCCAGTGGTAA
- a CDS encoding DUF5683 domain-containing protein: protein MKAVLRGIGISLGLCLALLARPCSAQTTNFPGGTLGNSLGNNLGNNNLSGVPDTAQGRPIAKRKKDTAADSARRTERLLFFRLTKPAKAGLLSLILPGGGQIYNHSYWKLPLVYGGVGAVTAAEFFYQARFKEYSNSYKIWLATGTNATDTGPRSKLETSQANVFTGLAFYRGWRDRFIAYTLVVYGITALDAIVDAHLSDFDVSDDLSLQWYPTLIPMPSALPMPGVALTLNLNSKRSTK from the coding sequence ATGAAAGCTGTGCTTCGTGGTATTGGTATTTCATTGGGGTTGTGCTTAGCCTTATTGGCTCGCCCTTGTTCTGCCCAAACTACCAACTTCCCTGGGGGCACCCTAGGAAACTCTCTTGGGAATAACTTAGGCAACAACAACCTGAGTGGTGTCCCGGACACGGCTCAGGGCCGCCCCATCGCGAAGCGCAAGAAAGATACGGCCGCTGATTCGGCACGTCGTACAGAGCGGCTGCTATTCTTCCGGCTAACGAAACCGGCGAAGGCTGGCCTACTGTCGCTCATCCTGCCCGGTGGCGGTCAAATCTATAACCACAGCTACTGGAAGCTGCCACTCGTGTATGGCGGTGTTGGGGCGGTAACGGCAGCAGAGTTTTTCTATCAGGCCCGTTTCAAGGAGTATTCTAATAGCTATAAAATTTGGCTGGCAACGGGCACGAACGCAACTGACACGGGTCCTCGATCAAAGTTAGAAACTTCGCAGGCCAACGTGTTTACGGGTTTAGCCTTCTACCGAGGCTGGCGCGACCGATTTATTGCTTATACGCTTGTCGTGTATGGCATTACAGCTCTAGACGCTATTGTCGATGCTCACTTGAGCGACTTTGATGTCAGCGACGATCTTAGTCTGCAGTGGTATCCTACGCTTATTCCCATGCCCTCGGCGTTGCCGATGCCCGGCGTGGCTCTTACGCTTAATTTGAATTCTAAACGCTCAACTAAATGA
- the kdsA gene encoding 3-deoxy-8-phosphooctulonate synthase, whose product MFTSLADALPHFRNTNSGQFFLMAGPCVIEGEDMALRIAERVKHITDKLQIPYIFKGSYRKANRSRLDSFTGIGDETALRILQKVSKEIGVPTVTDIHETGEAAFAAEYVDVLQIPAFLCRQTDLLIAAAKTGKVVNIKKGQFLSGEAMKFAVDKVKQSGNEHVILTDRGNSFGYSDLVVDFRNLPEMQSFGVPVVMDVTHSLQRPNQASGVTGGQPALIETIAKAAIAVGADGLFIETHPTPATAKSDGANMLPLDQLERLLVKLTNIRQALQEEGGVTDLGVSGL is encoded by the coding sequence ATGTTTACTTCTCTCGCCGACGCCCTCCCGCATTTTCGCAATACCAATTCTGGTCAGTTCTTCCTAATGGCTGGCCCTTGCGTGATAGAGGGCGAAGATATGGCGCTGCGGATAGCCGAACGGGTGAAACACATCACCGATAAGCTGCAAATTCCCTACATCTTCAAAGGCTCTTACCGCAAGGCGAACCGCTCGCGCCTTGACTCATTTACCGGCATCGGTGACGAAACAGCCTTGCGCATCTTGCAGAAGGTCAGCAAAGAAATCGGAGTGCCCACCGTTACGGATATTCACGAAACCGGCGAAGCGGCCTTCGCGGCTGAGTATGTTGATGTGCTCCAGATTCCAGCTTTCCTGTGCCGACAAACCGATTTGTTGATTGCCGCAGCTAAAACGGGAAAAGTAGTCAACATCAAAAAAGGTCAATTTCTATCGGGGGAAGCAATGAAGTTTGCTGTCGATAAAGTGAAGCAGTCTGGCAACGAGCACGTCATCCTGACGGACCGAGGTAACTCCTTCGGGTATTCGGATTTGGTGGTCGATTTTCGCAACCTGCCGGAGATGCAAAGCTTTGGTGTGCCTGTGGTAATGGACGTGACTCATTCGTTGCAGCGCCCCAACCAAGCTAGCGGGGTAACTGGGGGGCAACCCGCTCTGATTGAGACAATTGCTAAAGCTGCTATTGCGGTGGGTGCCGATGGATTGTTTATCGAAACTCACCCTACGCCGGCCACTGCTAAGTCCGATGGTGCTAATATGTTGCCCCTAGATCAGCTAGAGCGCTTACTGGTAAAACTGACAAATATCCGACAAGCCTTACAAGAAGAAGGAGGCGTAACCGACCTAGGAGTTTCGGGTCTGTAA
- a CDS encoding ParB/RepB/Spo0J family partition protein → MSEKNEDKNAPAAAPGGVKRKVGGLGRGLNALIEGSYEKKSERVGLVPHPVNSVGMIPVEHIQANPYQPRTHFDQESLRELADSIKLQGIIQPVTVRQTGTNAYQLISGERRLQASKLAGLDTIPAYIRKADDQQMLEMALIENIQRENLNAIEIALSYQRLVSECNLKQEELGDRVGKNRSTVTNYLRLLKLPPDIQIGLRDTVISMGHARALITVDDMEQQLSLFHRIVAEDLSVRRVEQLVRSGLAPKAATAEKTDSELAAPQVPVAELRRTERHLSDRFGSRVQVKPGPQGRGEIKIAFDSVEDMQRILHILQPA, encoded by the coding sequence ATGTCAGAGAAGAACGAAGATAAAAACGCTCCCGCAGCAGCTCCTGGCGGAGTCAAACGCAAGGTTGGCGGCCTAGGTCGGGGACTGAACGCCCTGATTGAAGGCAGCTATGAGAAAAAAAGCGAACGGGTAGGCCTCGTACCGCATCCCGTCAATTCGGTTGGGATGATTCCCGTGGAGCATATCCAGGCGAATCCTTATCAGCCGCGCACGCACTTCGACCAAGAATCCCTGCGCGAACTGGCTGACTCGATCAAGCTCCAAGGTATTATCCAGCCGGTGACGGTGCGGCAGACGGGCACAAACGCCTACCAGCTCATCAGTGGTGAGCGACGCTTGCAAGCGTCTAAGCTCGCCGGTCTCGATACTATTCCCGCCTATATCCGCAAGGCCGACGACCAGCAAATGCTGGAAATGGCATTGATCGAGAATATTCAGCGCGAAAACCTCAATGCTATCGAAATTGCCTTGAGCTACCAGCGGCTGGTAAGCGAGTGCAACCTGAAGCAGGAAGAGCTAGGTGACCGGGTTGGCAAGAACCGTTCGACCGTGACGAACTACCTGCGACTGCTCAAGCTGCCACCCGACATTCAGATTGGCTTGCGCGATACAGTCATCAGCATGGGTCACGCCCGGGCACTGATCACCGTCGACGACATGGAGCAGCAGCTTTCGCTGTTTCACCGGATCGTAGCCGAAGACCTTTCCGTGCGCCGGGTAGAACAGCTCGTGCGCAGCGGCCTAGCCCCCAAAGCAGCTACTGCCGAAAAAACCGATTCCGAGCTAGCTGCACCCCAAGTGCCCGTTGCCGAGCTACGACGCACCGAGCGCCACCTCTCCGACCGCTTCGGTAGTCGTGTGCAGGTAAAGCCGGGCCCACAAGGCCGTGGCGAAATCAAGATTGCCTTCGACTCAGTCGAAGACATGCAACGCATTCTGCACATTCTACAGCCTGCCTAG